In the genome of Globicephala melas chromosome 3, mGloMel1.2, whole genome shotgun sequence, one region contains:
- the DIMT1 gene encoding dimethyladenosine transferase isoform X4, translated as MNTDSQRLRCAVLMFQREFALRLVAKPGDKLYCRLSINTQLLARVDHLMKVGKNNFRPPPKVESSVVRIEPKNPPPPINFQEWDGLVRITFVRKNKTLSAAFKSSAVQQLLEKNYRIHCSVHNIIIPEDFSIADKIQQILTSTGFSDKRARSMDIDDFIRLLHGFNAEGIHFS; from the exons ATGAACACAGACAGCCAAAGATTAAG aTGTGCTGTACTTATGTTTCAAAGAGAATTTGCTCTCCGACTGGTTGCAAAACCTGGAGATAAGTTATACTGCAGACTGTCAATTAATACACAGCTATTAGCACGTGTGGACCATCTAATGAAA GTTGGAAAGAATAACTTCAGACCACCGCCCAAGGTGGAATCCAGTGTCGTAAGGATAGAACCTAAGAATCCACCACCACCTATCAATTTTCAG GAATGGGATGGCCTAGTAAGGATCACCTTTGTTAGGAAAAACAAGACACTGTCTGCTGCATTTAA GTCAAGTGCAGTGCAACAGCTACTGGAAAAAAACTACAGAATTCACTGTTCGGTCCATAATATC ATAATACCAGAAGATTTCAGCATAGCAGATAAAATACAGCAAATCCTAACCAGCACAGGTTTTAGTGACAAGCGGGCCCGTTCCATGGACATAGATGATTTCATTAG attgctACATGGATTCAATGCAGAAGGTATCCATTTTTCTTAG